A DNA window from Ictalurus furcatus strain D&B chromosome 22, Billie_1.0, whole genome shotgun sequence contains the following coding sequences:
- the ptrh1 gene encoding probable peptidyl-tRNA hydrolase isoform X2, which translates to MSLMRRIITQLVSRVLLGPLGTLHCEKMSSETTASTSRRKKLVVGLGNPGMTGSRHSVGMAVIAALAERLGVSDQWKSDRHLSGEVIVSVYQDTQLVLLRPKLLMNVNGVSVAKAASKFSVRPEHIILVHDELDKPLGKLAIKHGGSARGHNGVRSCIDCLHTDVMPRLRVGIGRPSGNTTVDRHVLGRFSKEEQTILSSVMEQSVELLLAQITEQKFKVTPAGGRRATQKRKERTPSAVQEPEEKSHRTDLSCQ; encoded by the exons ATGTCACTTATGAGGCGGATCATAACTCAGCTGGTCAGTCGAGTGCTTTTGGGCCCTTTAGGTACTTTACACTGTGAGAAGATGTCCAGTGAAACAACAGCCAGCACTTCCAGGAGGAAGAAACTG GTGGTAGGGCTCGGTAACCCCGGTATGACCGGCTCACGGCACAGCGTCGGCATGGCCGTGATCGCAGCACTGGCAGAGCGTCTGGGAGTGTCTGATCAGTGGAAATCAGACAGACACCTGTCAGGAGAGGTCATTGTTTCAGTTTATCAGGACACACAACTTGTGCTTCTCCGGCCAAAACTGCTCATGAATGTGAACGGTGTGAGTGTGGCGAAGGCAG CAAGCAAATTCTCTGTTCGACCCGAGCACATCATCTTGGTACATGATGAACTTGACAAACCACTTGGGAAGCTTGCCATCAAACATGGAGGAAGTGCAAG GGGTCACAACGGTGTCCGGTCCTGTATCGACTGCCTTCATACTGAT GTTATGCCACGGCTACGAGTTGGTATCGGGCGACCCTCAGGAAACACAACAGTGGACAGACATGTTTTGGGGCGGTTCTCTAAGGAAGAGCAGACCATTTTAAGCTCTGTAATGGAGCAAAGTGTGGAACTTTTATTGGCGCAAATCACAGAGCAAAAATTCAAAGTAACTCCAGCAGGGGGCAGGAGAGCAACAcaaaagaggaaagagaggaCACCTTCCGCAGTGCAGGAACCTGAGGAAAAGTCACACAGAACTGACCTCAGCTGCCAATAA
- the ptrh1 gene encoding probable peptidyl-tRNA hydrolase isoform X1: MSRLTLWTCVSHFISFPMSLMRRIITQLVSRVLLGPLGTLHCEKMSSETTASTSRRKKLVVGLGNPGMTGSRHSVGMAVIAALAERLGVSDQWKSDRHLSGEVIVSVYQDTQLVLLRPKLLMNVNGVSVAKAASKFSVRPEHIILVHDELDKPLGKLAIKHGGSARGHNGVRSCIDCLHTDVMPRLRVGIGRPSGNTTVDRHVLGRFSKEEQTILSSVMEQSVELLLAQITEQKFKVTPAGGRRATQKRKERTPSAVQEPEEKSHRTDLSCQ; this comes from the exons ATGAGTAGACTCACACTCTGGACCTGTGTGTCACACTTCATCAGCTTCCCCATGTCACTTATGAGGCGGATCATAACTCAGCTGGTCAGTCGAGTGCTTTTGGGCCCTTTAGGTACTTTACACTGTGAGAAGATGTCCAGTGAAACAACAGCCAGCACTTCCAGGAGGAAGAAACTG GTGGTAGGGCTCGGTAACCCCGGTATGACCGGCTCACGGCACAGCGTCGGCATGGCCGTGATCGCAGCACTGGCAGAGCGTCTGGGAGTGTCTGATCAGTGGAAATCAGACAGACACCTGTCAGGAGAGGTCATTGTTTCAGTTTATCAGGACACACAACTTGTGCTTCTCCGGCCAAAACTGCTCATGAATGTGAACGGTGTGAGTGTGGCGAAGGCAG CAAGCAAATTCTCTGTTCGACCCGAGCACATCATCTTGGTACATGATGAACTTGACAAACCACTTGGGAAGCTTGCCATCAAACATGGAGGAAGTGCAAG GGGTCACAACGGTGTCCGGTCCTGTATCGACTGCCTTCATACTGAT GTTATGCCACGGCTACGAGTTGGTATCGGGCGACCCTCAGGAAACACAACAGTGGACAGACATGTTTTGGGGCGGTTCTCTAAGGAAGAGCAGACCATTTTAAGCTCTGTAATGGAGCAAAGTGTGGAACTTTTATTGGCGCAAATCACAGAGCAAAAATTCAAAGTAACTCCAGCAGGGGGCAGGAGAGCAACAcaaaagaggaaagagaggaCACCTTCCGCAGTGCAGGAACCTGAGGAAAAGTCACACAGAACTGACCTCAGCTGCCAATAA
- the tor2a gene encoding prosalusin: protein MDLWCNRVIMIFTMLLIYGLSISGCFEMKTIYCTIADSCDCDFKPNIQGLEWDLYKNLYGQHLVQDIVSESVASFLQKPSPERPLVLSFHGASGTGKSMVSAMLGRHLYGTAMGSPYIHQYVPTLHFPLTDRVEQYRSDLKHWVQGNLTACARSVFIFDEMEKMPPGVIDVLEPFLGPSHVVFQTNYRKAIYIFITTAGQEVINKVTLENRQAGRDREEIQAEPLEEAIADAVYNNKYSGFYHSKIISAKRITHFVPFLPLCRRHVERCAQRDLCQRGECQRKDVSVAVGGAMSYTPQDGQHFSSTGCKLVPAKVNLFL from the exons ATGGATCTGTGGTGTAACCGAGTTATAATGATATTTACAATGTTGTTGATATATGGTCTATCAATAAGTGGTTGTTTTGAGATGAAAACGATATATTGCACAATAGCTGACAGCTGTGACTGCGACTTTAAACCAAACATACAAG GCTTGGAGTGGGACCTTTATAAAAATCTGTATGGGCAGCATCTGGTGCAGGACATTGTGTCCGAGTCAGTGGCAAGCTTCCTGCAGAAGCCGAGTCCGGAAAGGCCGCTGGTTCTTTCCTTCCATGGAGCATCAGGCACTGGAAAGAGCATGGTGAGCGCCATGCTGGGCCGTCATCTGTACGGTACCGCCATGGGCAGCCCTTACATCCATCAGTACGTGCCCACACTGCACTTTCCGCTCACTGACCGCGTGGAGCAATACAGG TCAGATTTGAAGCACTGGGTACAGGGGAACCTCACAGCCTGTGCTCGCTCTGTCTTCATCTTCGATGAGATGGAGAAGATGCCTCCTGGAGTGATTGATGTTCTGGAACCGTTCCTCGGGCCTTCACACGTTGTTTTCCAGACCAACTACCGCAAAGCcatctatatttttattac TACGGCAGGTCAGGAAGTCATTAACAAAGTGACCCTGGAGAACCGACAGGCAGGGCGAGACAGGGAGGAAATTCAGGCAGAGCCACTGGAGGAGGCTATTGCAGACGCTGTATACAACAATAAATATA GTGGATTCTACCATTCGAAAATAATCTCCGCAAAGAGAATAACCCACTTTGTGCCCTTTCTGCCCTTGTGTCGGCGACACGTGGAGCGCTGTGCCCAGCGGGACCTGTGCCAGCGCGGCGAGTGCCAGCGCAAAGACGTGTCAGTGGCAGTAGGGGGCGCCATGTCCTACACACCACAGGATGGGCAACACTTCTCAAGCACCGGCTGCAAACTGGTACCTGCTAAAGTCAATCTCTTCCTATGA